From a single Pseudobutyrivibrio xylanivorans genomic region:
- a CDS encoding serine/threonine protein kinase, translating into MLEIGSVIDGKYKILNKIGQGGMSVVYLAMNERANKQWAIKEIRKDSMANSEITMQSLRNEIEMLKNLSHPNLPSIVDIIDYDDALLIVMDYVEGNTLSKAVNEYGPQSQEFVIEWAKQLCNVLGYLHSQNPPIIYRDLKPGNIMLKPDGTIVLIDFGTARQYKEENVEDTTCLGTRGYAAPEQFGGHGQTDARTDIYCLGSTMYHLVTGKNPSEPPYEMYPIRYWNGALSKGLEQIILKCTQLDPAKRYQNCAQVLYDLEHYYELDQSYRNKEKSKLIAFSAAMVLSIGCFVGAFASHSYAKSFQSQSYESMLEEASRVETTEDMKTTYINTITVDPSKPDAYVDLIDKIYLSDDNFTADEALEIREILIRTQGKATYEQLLSQNAGGYSLFAYRLGLAYFYNYEGEGNKQQAAYWLNKAASGELDESRTARAKRLGAIAEYYVNLGSMDKTGDSQVDYNEYWNDLKAVCNGDIAKEDNANTALVIYKEMASQICVNFQNFAKSGVTYSDMELQLLNIEQHVKSDIKGTDAESSDRVKELEQELTTNIEKARQAIKLAE; encoded by the coding sequence ATGTTAGAAATTGGATCAGTAATTGACGGTAAATATAAAATACTGAATAAAATCGGTCAAGGTGGAATGAGCGTTGTTTATTTGGCAATGAATGAGCGTGCCAATAAGCAGTGGGCTATAAAGGAAATTCGAAAGGATTCCATGGCCAATTCTGAAATCACAATGCAGAGCTTGAGAAATGAGATTGAGATGCTTAAGAATCTTTCTCATCCAAACCTTCCAAGTATTGTTGATATTATCGACTATGATGATGCCCTGCTTATCGTTATGGACTATGTGGAGGGAAATACCCTCAGCAAGGCTGTTAATGAATACGGTCCACAGTCCCAGGAGTTTGTTATTGAATGGGCAAAGCAGCTTTGTAACGTGCTTGGATATCTTCATTCGCAGAATCCACCAATTATTTACAGGGATTTAAAGCCAGGCAATATCATGCTTAAGCCAGATGGTACAATCGTGCTTATCGACTTTGGTACAGCCCGTCAGTACAAGGAAGAGAATGTTGAGGATACTACTTGTCTTGGTACCAGAGGCTACGCAGCACCAGAGCAGTTCGGTGGTCACGGGCAGACAGATGCCAGAACAGATATCTATTGCCTTGGCTCTACTATGTATCACCTTGTCACAGGCAAGAATCCAAGCGAGCCACCTTACGAGATGTACCCAATCAGATATTGGAACGGTGCATTATCAAAGGGTTTGGAGCAGATTATTTTAAAGTGTACACAGCTTGACCCAGCAAAGAGATATCAGAACTGCGCTCAGGTTTTATATGATTTGGAGCACTACTATGAGCTGGATCAGAGCTATAGAAATAAGGAGAAGAGCAAGCTCATTGCATTCTCAGCAGCAATGGTTTTATCTATTGGATGTTTTGTAGGAGCATTTGCTTCACACAGCTATGCAAAGAGCTTCCAGAGCCAAAGCTACGAGTCTATGCTTGAAGAGGCATCACGTGTTGAGACGACAGAGGACATGAAGACAACCTATATCAACACAATAACTGTTGACCCATCCAAGCCTGATGCATACGTGGATTTGATTGATAAGATTTATCTTTCGGATGACAATTTCACTGCTGATGAGGCACTTGAAATTAGAGAAATCCTTATCAGGACTCAGGGAAAGGCTACTTATGAACAGCTTCTTTCACAGAATGCAGGAGGTTATAGCCTTTTTGCATACAGACTTGGTCTTGCATACTTCTACAACTACGAGGGTGAAGGCAACAAGCAGCAGGCAGCTTATTGGCTTAACAAGGCAGCCTCAGGTGAGCTGGATGAAAGCAGAACCGCCAGAGCAAAGCGTCTTGGTGCTATCGCAGAGTACTACGTAAATCTTGGTTCCATGGACAAGACCGGAGACAGCCAGGTTGACTATAACGAGTACTGGAACGATTTGAAAGCAGTATGCAACGGCGACATCGCAAAGGAAGATAATGCTAACACAGCTCTTGTTATTTACAAGGAGATGGCATCGCAGATTTGTGTAAACTTCCAGAATTTTGCAAAGAGTGGAGTAACATACTCAGACATGGAGCTTCAGCTTTTGAATATTGAGCAGCATGTAAAGAGCGATATTAAGGGGACAGATGCTGAAAGCTCAGATAGAGTAAAGGAGCTTGAGCAGGAGCTTACAACAAATATTGAAAAGGCTCGTCAGGCAATTAAGCTTGCAGAATAG
- a CDS encoding FHA domain-containing protein has product MKAFKKVCTLVLTFGMTIASFLPVHAVEVNPAAETATQGVVQVNTVIVGDNAKKYVVTGGSGFIIGDSEGTEYVITSSDVVNPDDELLKEACDYYGLINKEDKGTINLTLSTEVVIESDVVLNASVLTVSSELDMVVLQLPQPIYTRTPLKILTNNKYDTNNLPYSVGDTVFALGYPEAITYESERQYLSDQQIQMSAGEIKSLGNVEGVQVISSDVTSDTNNYGGPLVDANGYVIGMNLPIKDGAASCALDSTKIAKILDGLGVSYSQVNSSPKAQVEEEDTEEVTEQDQGDELVLTPPVKENKGVSETVIIIICLIGVFVLACGATALVILLLNRGKSGKSKKANVAFETEAAPQPVDSVPTVNQAIANNRPNNNFTVPSQQMGPGAETTILSAVPSSNDGETSILSDEPEAPQNLGTLVRKKTDENISISKTNFVIGKDAVHADFCVSNNSSISRKHAMITSGRNGAYIQDCNSTNGTYINGTKIESERPVLLNNGDIVRLSNEEFEYKAI; this is encoded by the coding sequence ATGAAAGCATTTAAAAAGGTTTGTACATTGGTCCTGACCTTTGGAATGACAATTGCATCATTTCTTCCAGTCCATGCTGTCGAGGTTAACCCGGCAGCAGAGACTGCTACACAGGGCGTTGTACAGGTAAACACTGTTATTGTAGGTGATAATGCAAAGAAGTACGTTGTCACCGGCGGCTCAGGCTTCATCATCGGAGATTCCGAGGGAACAGAGTACGTCATTACAAGCAGTGATGTTGTCAATCCTGATGACGAGCTCCTCAAAGAGGCTTGCGACTATTATGGATTGATTAATAAAGAGGATAAGGGAACAATCAATCTTACTCTTTCTACAGAAGTTGTTATTGAGAGTGATGTTGTTTTAAATGCATCAGTTCTTACAGTTAGTAGTGAGCTTGATATGGTTGTGCTTCAGTTGCCTCAGCCAATTTATACAAGAACACCTCTCAAGATTTTAACTAACAATAAATACGACACAAATAATCTTCCATACTCTGTAGGAGATACAGTATTTGCTCTTGGATATCCAGAGGCAATTACTTACGAATCAGAGAGACAGTACTTATCAGACCAGCAGATTCAGATGTCAGCTGGTGAGATTAAGAGTCTCGGAAATGTTGAAGGTGTACAGGTTATTTCATCTGACGTAACTTCAGACACTAACAACTATGGTGGTCCACTTGTTGATGCCAATGGTTATGTAATCGGAATGAATCTTCCTATCAAGGACGGAGCAGCAAGCTGCGCTCTTGATTCCACAAAGATTGCAAAGATTCTTGATGGACTTGGAGTTTCATATTCACAGGTTAACAGCTCGCCAAAGGCACAGGTAGAGGAAGAGGACACCGAAGAGGTCACAGAGCAGGATCAGGGTGATGAGCTTGTTTTGACTCCACCTGTTAAGGAAAATAAGGGCGTATCTGAGACAGTGATTATCATTATTTGTCTCATTGGAGTTTTTGTATTAGCTTGCGGCGCAACAGCTCTTGTTATTCTCCTTTTAAACAGAGGCAAGTCAGGTAAGTCAAAAAAGGCTAATGTAGCATTTGAGACTGAAGCTGCTCCTCAGCCAGTTGACAGCGTTCCAACTGTTAATCAGGCAATTGCAAACAACAGACCAAACAATAATTTCACAGTTCCATCTCAGCAGATGGGACCAGGCGCTGAGACAACAATCCTCAGTGCAGTGCCTTCAAGTAACGATGGAGAGACATCAATTCTCAGTGATGAGCCAGAGGCTCCACAGAATCTTGGAACTCTTGTGAGAAAGAAGACAGATGAAAACATTTCTATCAGCAAGACCAATTTCGTAATCGGCAAGGATGCTGTACATGCAGACTTTTGTGTAAGCAACAACAGCTCAATCAGCAGAAAGCATGCCATGATTACGAGTGGTAGAAATGGTGCTTATATTCAGGATTGCAATTCAACAAACGGTACCTATATCAATGGTACAAAGATTGAAAGTGAGCGCCCAGTTCTTTTGAACAATGGCGATATCGTTAGATTATCTAATGAGGAATTTGAGTACAAAGCAATCTAA
- a CDS encoding WXG100 family type VII secretion target encodes MAEIRITPDQMRERANQYRTEADTTHGVIDKMDSLLAQLQEEWTGASSEAYAGRYEELKPGFLKAEELIREIATALDSTAQIVENTDSEIAGQFAQ; translated from the coding sequence ATGGCAGAAATCAGAATTACACCAGATCAGATGAGAGAGAGAGCAAATCAGTATCGTACAGAGGCTGACACAACTCATGGAGTAATCGACAAGATGGATTCACTTCTTGCACAGCTTCAGGAGGAGTGGACAGGTGCTTCTAGCGAGGCTTATGCAGGTCGCTATGAGGAGCTTAAGCCAGGTTTCCTTAAGGCTGAAGAGCTCATCAGAGAAATCGCTACAGCTCTTGATTCTACAGCTCAGATCGTAGAGAACACAGACAGCGAAATTGCTGGACAGTTCGCACAGTAA
- a CDS encoding PP2C family protein-serine/threonine phosphatase: protein MANEYFIDAYSDIGNKKKVNQDALIVKQARSSKIGRVCFACLCDGMGGLSQGEIASASFINRMGQWFQTDFPQLLNSPSDETEDLSGNSTSYNSYWRSVENQWEQICKQINQGLGQYGSENGIKLGTTAVALLVIGDEYLVMSVGDSRAYKIDKRSLEQITHDQSYVQQQMDLGRMTPEEAAVSSQKSVLLQCIGASANVYPDFFRGKLERKNRILLCSDGLWRLLKSDEIIKYTAQRDGIKKMSEIVMRRGETDNISGVVIGV, encoded by the coding sequence ATGGCAAACGAATACTTTATTGATGCATATTCAGATATAGGAAACAAGAAAAAAGTTAATCAGGACGCCCTTATAGTGAAGCAGGCTCGAAGCAGTAAGATAGGTCGTGTTTGCTTCGCTTGTTTATGTGACGGTATGGGTGGTTTATCACAGGGAGAAATCGCTAGTGCGTCATTTATCAACAGAATGGGCCAGTGGTTCCAGACAGATTTTCCACAGCTTTTAAATTCACCAAGTGATGAGACAGAGGATTTGTCTGGAAATTCCACATCCTACAATAGCTACTGGAGAAGTGTTGAAAACCAGTGGGAGCAGATTTGCAAGCAGATTAATCAGGGCTTGGGCCAGTACGGAAGTGAAAATGGAATCAAGCTTGGTACTACAGCAGTAGCCCTTCTTGTTATTGGAGATGAGTATTTGGTGATGAGTGTTGGCGATTCCCGTGCTTATAAAATCGACAAGCGAAGTCTAGAGCAGATTACCCATGATCAAAGCTATGTGCAGCAACAGATGGATTTAGGCAGGATGACACCGGAGGAGGCTGCAGTAAGCTCACAGAAGAGCGTGCTGCTTCAGTGTATCGGAGCGTCAGCAAATGTTTATCCAGATTTCTTTAGAGGAAAGTTGGAGCGCAAAAACAGGATTCTTCTTTGTTCGGATGGTTTGTGGAGATTACTTAAATCAGATGAGATTATTAAATACACCGCCCAGCGAGATGGTATTAAGAAAATGTCGGAAATAGTTATGCGTAGGGGAGAGACGGATAATATTTCAGGGGTAGTGATTGGAGTTTAA
- a CDS encoding EsaB/YukD family protein codes for MDNKLIIRFRNVKLNQEYDIEVPADLTANELIYGLKNSFKLDINMDDPKECFLRAENPIALIRGEADLTSLGLRDGSVIFYEK; via the coding sequence ATGGATAATAAGCTAATTATCAGATTTAGAAATGTAAAGCTGAATCAGGAATACGATATTGAGGTTCCGGCAGATTTGACAGCCAATGAATTAATATACGGCTTGAAGAACAGCTTCAAGCTGGATATCAATATGGATGATCCAAAGGAATGCTTCCTTAGAGCTGAAAATCCAATAGCGCTCATTAGGGGTGAGGCTGATTTGACCAGCTTGGGATTGCGTGATGGTTCAGTAATTTTTTATGAAAAATAA
- a CDS encoding FHA domain-containing protein, whose protein sequence is MAKRFLILTLTGIITLGSLFNPVVSKAAEATAEITTESTEATELQEDSVEGVEDEAEEPAGDAIAAAKNGVVQINCVYVDGDNNSHIFRGSTGILIGNAEKEEFVLTSLSRMFPTDEEKNAFLSSVGVGADNLDRASLSYEVVIENDITASASLLNSSSDLDLAVFKLSQVLYNRTPMTFLYSSENDKNQYNSIDTAYALGFPDVIEHEVNEAYYSNDRVNKISGQISNVISNGDSQWVEHKAEISANNVGGPLITGEGEVIGMNSQKLDGNYYYAVSSNTIVKVLSGMGVAFDGVTFEDKAQAVADAEKKAKEQEEAAKLKALEESAKNSQPAMPKWVLPVIIVLAVVLILAIVALIFVIVLMSKKKNNNVEEIKIANEPQRYQFQPSAPADFGGEVSSDTTVLGAGSATINTMAGTNMAAPSQQLNVGSLERKKNGENIAITKAAFNMGKDDLHCDYCIRDNNTISRQHAIIRIIGNTVYVEDNNSKNGTFLNGVMLVAGQRQELRDGDVITLSNEDFIFRK, encoded by the coding sequence ATGGCGAAGAGATTTTTAATACTGACTTTAACGGGCATAATTACACTTGGCTCATTATTTAATCCAGTTGTATCTAAGGCAGCAGAGGCTACCGCAGAAATCACTACAGAATCTACGGAAGCAACAGAGCTTCAGGAGGATTCTGTAGAGGGGGTTGAAGATGAGGCTGAGGAGCCAGCAGGGGATGCTATTGCAGCAGCTAAAAATGGTGTTGTTCAGATTAACTGTGTATACGTAGATGGGGACAACAACAGCCATATTTTCAGGGGTTCTACAGGAATTCTTATTGGAAATGCCGAGAAGGAGGAATTTGTTCTTACAAGTCTTTCTCGAATGTTTCCAACTGACGAGGAGAAGAATGCGTTTTTAAGTTCAGTAGGTGTGGGGGCAGATAATCTTGACAGAGCATCTCTTAGCTACGAGGTTGTAATTGAAAATGATATTACAGCGTCAGCTTCTCTTTTAAATAGCAGTTCGGATTTGGACCTTGCCGTGTTCAAACTTTCACAGGTGCTTTACAACAGAACACCTATGACCTTCCTTTATTCATCAGAGAATGACAAGAATCAGTACAACAGCATTGATACAGCCTATGCTTTGGGCTTTCCTGATGTAATCGAGCACGAGGTGAACGAGGCATATTATTCAAACGACAGAGTCAACAAAATTTCAGGACAGATTAGCAATGTAATTTCAAATGGCGACAGCCAGTGGGTTGAGCATAAGGCAGAAATCTCTGCAAACAATGTGGGTGGACCTCTCATCACAGGTGAGGGTGAGGTTATCGGTATGAACTCACAGAAGCTTGATGGCAACTACTATTATGCAGTCAGCTCAAACACTATCGTAAAGGTTCTTTCAGGAATGGGAGTTGCCTTTGATGGAGTTACTTTTGAGGACAAGGCACAGGCAGTGGCAGATGCCGAGAAGAAAGCAAAGGAGCAGGAAGAGGCAGCAAAGCTTAAAGCACTCGAGGAAAGTGCAAAGAATAGTCAGCCTGCTATGCCAAAGTGGGTTCTTCCAGTAATCATTGTTTTAGCAGTAGTTTTAATTCTTGCAATCGTAGCACTTATTTTTGTAATCGTGCTTATGAGCAAGAAGAAAAACAACAATGTGGAAGAGATTAAAATCGCAAATGAGCCACAGAGATATCAGTTCCAACCATCAGCACCAGCTGATTTTGGTGGAGAGGTATCTTCAGATACAACAGTTCTTGGAGCAGGAAGTGCCACAATAAACACAATGGCAGGCACTAACATGGCAGCACCCTCACAGCAGCTTAATGTGGGAAGCCTTGAACGTAAGAAGAACGGCGAAAACATCGCTATTACAAAGGCAGCCTTCAACATGGGCAAGGACGACCTTCACTGCGATTACTGCATTCGTGATAACAATACCATAAGCAGACAGCATGCAATCATTCGCATCATTGGAAATACTGTTTACGTTGAGGACAACAACTCAAAGAATGGCACCTTCCTTAACGGAGTAATGCTTGTGGCAGGTCAGCGTCAGGAGCTTAGGGACGGAGACGTTATAACTCTTTCAAACGAGGATTTTATTTTTAGAAAGTAA
- a CDS encoding Ig-like domain-containing protein, translating to MKKLRKIATFRRLVALAMLCALLFSNTAVYADTVAEVTSSDEKVVESVDENDTNSGDSANDSESNSDKESTTEDAKLEDSTKRVISFELTKDDELAQDEESEELDMAAMLAESKVETPTPTPTPTPTPEPCRHEHVYEGWRQFVIDEENPGQHKIYYYCADCKEYVFTGDKDNCDLQSIGYEYADNGKHVEVKKCRACGGVVKGQPVACDLEHHYEFDNETTDKRQHKKVSVCKLCKNTVVSAPQTCKTEHVKYVESNGKQHYEVTKCTVCEKEFNEPAVDCTFEHTGNYEYTFNRQHKEELRCKYCNKKDYTVEEKCQCTQKYDPEDGDDRKGRFEEDLGDHYKYYHWIKGNCDKCNHRMRDNAECKEKNSSYKFDASQTRSDETTYLKDANGQYKIDEDGRKVHFHTEINECAGCGQTMHKKVECKFSQWKYYGRKNALNFFDDEHVVYRECEVCHFVEYKTVKCEFEESFTGLSFCHDCFNISDGRKDFVEIKSVKIATADGKDLAPSDLIVDSKNHSHDVYDSDLKVVVTLESPTFNNDKSEQEWEDLMDIVLYYNDPEAGEEAQKAQMKFARFGKEEGTAVFEYPLNRNKAKAITISGVEVNYDFDEDYVKNLTKLGAKHNAEEVKAHTVKKCGCDSEEIAAVLRAKDAQNHLEQFTQTVTGGNDWKQDVENGVKWYSKKHHDNKDLTVVLTAHTGNILKVDNARLVERVGKEEITTGISKAKVDYEVETPAGNWTDKFANDICVDYVNTLTYTVPGAGDAAGQNDVDFDGVHHYYLDASNIEESITTYIDNTDPTYSVEYLSSATKLNDKYYNQDVEVVVTVNDIAFDYELGTSFVDVSGQKVAVDSKSNIARLTLSKDSTYLVKGKLVDLAGNSTEINTEKEFVVDKTAPVLKISFDNHDVKHNKYYKANRTATFVYEDLNIDSKEANMSNVKVSSKEGTPSVSEMTGSDGKYTGSITFDKDGIYSIKDLTFVDKAGNKFVFGDGHESDYNAEFVIDKTAPVVDVKFDNNSALNGNYFKDARKATITFTEKNFTSEQVTVNKNSGDQNVVPNLQGFSNNDFDNITHIVFDKDGRYGFTISCEDLAGNLSNSFVTDDFVIDMTLPVLEISGIENMSANNGKVAPVIVSKDTNLTDACTEISLTGSNRGKVSPSMSKTSGTETFTYSFADLAHEKDNDDLYTLAVKLTDLAGNSVEQKVQYSVNRFGSVFVLSDATKAMVNGYYVTSPQDVVITEINVDAVTKKEVSVAFDGSVKELSEGRAFTANDSTNSKGWHSISYTVSKSNFNKDGIYSVAVYSEDKASNKQSNQSKDAEVEFLLDQTAPSVVVSGLEDGGIYEEESHDFSVNAVDTIGVTEMKVFLNDQNLASYTASELAENGGTAVLTVPSMDDYQKVTIECSDVAGNVTKLAYNNLLISVKAEELLEEEVLHPTSQLETEGIAAIGASKNLPKALGVAGAIAGAAVVAGLGVFAFRRKKF from the coding sequence GTGAAAAAACTACGTAAAATCGCCACTTTCAGACGACTAGTGGCGTTAGCAATGCTGTGCGCATTGTTATTCAGCAATACTGCCGTATATGCCGATACGGTAGCAGAAGTTACATCTTCTGATGAAAAAGTAGTTGAATCAGTAGATGAAAACGATACAAATTCAGGCGATTCTGCTAACGATTCAGAAAGCAATTCGGACAAAGAATCCACAACAGAAGATGCAAAGCTGGAAGATTCCACAAAGAGAGTTATTTCATTTGAATTAACAAAGGACGATGAATTAGCTCAGGATGAGGAATCAGAGGAGTTAGACATGGCAGCTATGCTTGCAGAGAGCAAGGTTGAGACTCCTACACCAACACCAACTCCAACACCTACACCAGAGCCATGCAGACATGAGCATGTTTATGAGGGATGGAGACAGTTTGTAATTGATGAGGAAAACCCAGGTCAACACAAAATTTACTACTATTGCGCAGATTGTAAAGAGTATGTATTTACCGGTGATAAAGATAATTGCGATCTTCAGAGCATCGGATACGAATACGCTGACAATGGTAAGCATGTTGAAGTAAAGAAGTGCCGTGCTTGTGGTGGTGTTGTAAAGGGACAGCCTGTTGCATGTGATCTTGAGCATCATTATGAGTTCGATAATGAGACAACTGACAAGAGACAGCATAAAAAGGTATCTGTTTGTAAGTTATGTAAAAACACAGTTGTTTCTGCTCCACAGACATGTAAGACCGAGCATGTAAAATATGTTGAGTCCAACGGCAAGCAGCATTATGAGGTTACAAAATGTACAGTTTGCGAGAAGGAATTCAACGAGCCAGCTGTAGACTGTACCTTTGAGCATACTGGCAACTATGAGTACACATTTAACAGACAGCACAAGGAAGAGCTTAGATGTAAGTACTGTAATAAGAAAGACTACACAGTAGAAGAGAAATGTCAGTGCACTCAGAAGTATGACCCTGAAGATGGTGATGATAGAAAGGGACGTTTCGAGGAAGACCTTGGAGATCACTACAAGTATTATCACTGGATCAAGGGTAATTGTGATAAGTGTAATCACCGCATGAGAGATAATGCTGAGTGTAAGGAGAAGAATTCTTCATACAAATTTGATGCTTCTCAGACTAGAAGTGATGAGACAACCTACTTAAAGGATGCAAATGGTCAGTACAAAATCGACGAGGATGGCAGAAAGGTTCACTTCCATACAGAGATAAATGAATGTGCTGGCTGCGGTCAGACAATGCACAAGAAGGTAGAGTGCAAATTCAGCCAGTGGAAATACTATGGTCGTAAGAATGCGCTGAACTTCTTCGACGATGAGCATGTTGTTTATCGTGAGTGTGAGGTTTGCCACTTTGTAGAGTACAAGACTGTAAAGTGTGAATTCGAGGAATCATTTACAGGCTTATCATTCTGCCACGACTGTTTCAATATCAGTGATGGTAGAAAGGATTTCGTAGAAATCAAGTCAGTTAAGATTGCTACAGCAGATGGCAAGGACTTAGCTCCTTCAGATTTGATTGTAGATTCAAAGAATCACAGCCATGATGTTTACGATTCAGATCTCAAGGTTGTAGTAACACTTGAGAGCCCAACCTTCAACAACGACAAGAGTGAGCAGGAATGGGAAGACCTTATGGACATCGTTTTATACTACAACGATCCAGAGGCTGGCGAAGAAGCTCAGAAAGCTCAGATGAAGTTCGCTCGCTTTGGCAAGGAAGAGGGCACAGCAGTTTTCGAGTATCCATTAAACAGAAACAAGGCTAAGGCAATCACAATTTCAGGTGTCGAGGTTAACTATGACTTCGATGAGGATTATGTAAAGAATCTTACAAAGCTTGGCGCTAAGCACAACGCTGAAGAGGTTAAGGCTCACACAGTTAAGAAGTGCGGATGTGATTCAGAGGAAATCGCAGCAGTTCTTCGTGCAAAGGATGCTCAGAATCACCTTGAGCAGTTTACACAGACTGTAACTGGCGGAAATGACTGGAAGCAGGATGTTGAGAATGGTGTTAAGTGGTATTCAAAGAAGCACCATGACAATAAGGACCTTACAGTTGTTCTTACAGCTCATACAGGAAACATCCTCAAGGTTGACAATGCTCGTTTAGTTGAGCGTGTTGGCAAAGAGGAAATCACTACTGGTATTTCAAAGGCAAAGGTTGACTATGAGGTTGAAACACCAGCAGGTAATTGGACAGACAAGTTTGCAAATGATATTTGTGTAGACTATGTAAACACTCTTACATATACAGTTCCAGGTGCTGGCGATGCAGCAGGCCAGAATGATGTTGATTTTGATGGCGTTCATCATTATTACTTGGATGCATCGAACATTGAAGAGTCAATCACTACATACATTGACAACACAGATCCTACTTATTCAGTTGAGTATTTATCATCAGCTACAAAGCTTAATGACAAGTATTACAACCAGGATGTTGAGGTTGTTGTTACTGTAAATGATATCGCATTTGATTATGAGCTTGGAACATCATTCGTTGATGTATCAGGCCAGAAGGTTGCAGTTGATTCTAAGTCAAATATTGCAAGACTTACATTAAGCAAGGATAGCACTTACTTAGTAAAGGGTAAGCTTGTTGACTTGGCTGGTAACTCAACTGAAATCAACACAGAGAAGGAGTTTGTAGTCGACAAGACAGCTCCTGTATTAAAGATTAGCTTTGATAATCATGATGTAAAGCACAACAAGTATTACAAGGCTAACAGAACAGCTACTTTCGTATATGAGGACCTTAACATCGACAGCAAGGAAGCTAACATGAGCAATGTAAAGGTTTCTTCAAAGGAAGGTACACCTAGTGTTAGCGAGATGACAGGTTCAGATGGTAAGTATACTGGTTCAATCACATTTGATAAGGACGGTATTTACTCAATCAAAGACCTTACATTCGTTGATAAGGCTGGTAACAAGTTCGTATTTGGCGATGGTCATGAAAGCGACTACAATGCAGAATTCGTAATTGATAAGACAGCTCCAGTAGTAGATGTTAAGTTTGACAACAACAGCGCTCTTAACGGCAACTACTTCAAGGATGCTCGTAAGGCAACAATTACATTCACAGAGAAGAACTTTACAAGCGAGCAGGTTACTGTTAACAAGAACTCTGGTGACCAGAACGTAGTTCCAAATCTTCAGGGCTTCTCAAACAATGACTTTGATAATATTACACATATCGTATTTGACAAGGACGGCCGTTACGGCTTCACAATTTCATGTGAGGACTTGGCTGGTAACCTTTCAAATAGCTTTGTTACAGACGATTTCGTTATTGATATGACTCTCCCAGTACTTGAGATTTCAGGTATCGAGAACATGTCAGCAAACAATGGTAAGGTTGCTCCAGTTATTGTTTCAAAGGATACAAACCTTACAGATGCATGTACAGAGATTTCACTTACAGGTTCAAACAGAGGTAAGGTATCTCCAAGCATGTCAAAGACAAGCGGTACAGAAACATTTACTTACTCATTTGCAGACCTTGCTCATGAGAAGGACAACGATGATCTTTACACATTAGCAGTTAAGCTTACTGACCTTGCTGGTAACTCAGTAGAGCAGAAGGTTCAGTACTCAGTTAACAGATTTGGTTCAGTATTCGTACTTAGCGATGCTACAAAGGCAATGGTTAATGGTTACTACGTAACATCTCCACAGGATGTTGTAATCACAGAGATCAACGTTGATGCAGTTACAAAGAAGGAAGTTTCAGTTGCATTTGACGGTAGCGTTAAGGAGCTTAGCGAGGGACGTGCTTTCACAGCAAACGACAGCACAAACTCAAAGGGCTGGCATTCAATCAGCTATACAGTTAGCAAGTCAAACTTCAACAAGGATGGTATCTACTCAGTAGCTGTTTATTCAGAGGACAAGGCTTCTAATAAGCAGAGCAACCAGTCAAAGGACGCAGAGGTTGAGTTCCTTCTCGACCAGACAGCACCTAGCGTTGTCGTATCTGGTCTTGAGGATGGTGGTATATACGAAGAGGAAAGCCATGACTTCTCAGTAAACGCTGTTGATACAATCGGTGTTACTGAAATGAAGGTATTCTTAAATGATCAGAATCTTGCTAGCTACACAGCTTCAGAGCTTGCAGAGAACGGTGGTACAGCAGTGCTTACAGTTCCAAGCATGGATGATTACCAGAAGGTAACAATCGAGTGCTCTGACGTAGCAGGAAATGTTACAAAGCTTGCATACAACAATCTTCTTATTTCTGTAAAGGCAGAGGAGTTATTGGAGGAAGAGGTTCTTCATCCAACATCTCAGCTTGAGACAGAGGGTATTGCAGCTATTGGAGCATCTAAGAATCTTCCAAAGGCTCTTGGCGTTGCTGGAGCAATCGCAGGAGCTGCAGTTGTTGCTGGATTAGGCGTATTCGCTTTCAGAAGAAAGAAGTTCTAA